The following are from one region of the Dehalococcoidia bacterium genome:
- a CDS encoding enoyl-CoA hydratase/isomerase family protein, protein MAIKKQESYQIADAKFFQKSEKPYCIYEVDREKGIATITFNKPEKLNAATPGDLLELRDRVIDAEEDTDVKVVVFKGSGKCFSTGVDLDWIKQAYNEKGKERRPSQRYRHARADKLYGLRGFYQVVMTCLKATVAQVHGQCYGTAFQLAAVCDIVIASDDAEFTDPTYRFMGASPVDMVLLFHTIGLKRTKEMMLTGRPIGAKEAVEAGLINRAVPKAKLDEEVKKVVDMICRQPYDAIVTGKACFETAMDISGVAAGIYAGVEEQTWQTNIQFRPGEFNLIKSLKEKEITGAIEEEKNYFKEKPLR, encoded by the coding sequence ATGGCCATAAAGAAGCAGGAAAGCTACCAAATTGCGGATGCCAAGTTCTTCCAGAAGTCGGAGAAACCCTATTGTATTTATGAAGTCGATAGGGAGAAGGGGATTGCTACTATCACCTTCAACAAGCCGGAGAAGCTGAATGCGGCAACCCCGGGCGATCTTCTGGAGTTGAGAGACCGGGTGATCGATGCCGAAGAGGATACCGACGTCAAGGTTGTGGTTTTCAAAGGAAGCGGAAAGTGTTTTTCCACCGGAGTAGATCTGGATTGGATAAAACAGGCCTACAATGAAAAGGGCAAGGAGAGGAGACCGAGCCAGAGATATCGGCATGCTCGTGCGGATAAACTCTACGGATTGAGGGGATTTTACCAGGTGGTGATGACCTGCCTCAAGGCCACGGTTGCTCAGGTTCACGGGCAGTGCTACGGCACAGCGTTCCAGCTTGCTGCCGTGTGCGATATCGTAATCGCCAGCGACGATGCCGAATTCACCGATCCTACATATCGCTTTATGGGGGCCTCGCCAGTTGACATGGTCCTCCTTTTCCACACCATCGGGCTGAAGAGAACCAAAGAGATGATGCTCACCGGAAGGCCCATCGGCGCCAAAGAGGCCGTCGAAGCTGGGTTGATCAATCGCGCGGTTCCAAAAGCCAAGCTGGATGAAGAGGTCAAGAAAGTCGTCGACATGATCTGTCGGCAGCCTTATGATGCAATTGTGACCGGAAAGGCTTGCTTTGAAACGGCTATGGATATTTCAGGCGTGGCCGCAGGCATTTATGCCGGCGTAGAAGAACAGACCTGGCAGACCAATATCCAGTTCAGGCCCGGGGAGTTCAATCTGATTAAGTCGTTGAAGGAAAAAGAGATCACGGGTGCCATTGAAGAGGAGAAGAACTATTTCAAAGAGAAGCCATTAAGGTAG
- a CDS encoding Lrp/AsnC ligand binding domain-containing protein, translating to MSVNDPQPMSWPPKNRHFATPNGEGNMDNSGLPIVKLDELDLELVKELELNPRQSVRDLATKLRVSHATVHKRFRWLVDEGMIKFGAVCDQAALGFQVSVVVALHTRSGKAHVVANELAHNSSIMFVYLTSGRYDIIVSAVFCNRQEVLIFLDQQLSRIPDVINAETMMVLKFKKRSWMYLRGETVGYQEAARSVDQSELSLIRELELNPRASIPHLVKKTGMSRPSVTSKLQALLNDNILKVVTVADPLRFGFGVEAMILMRVELGSISSVADTFTADRRISKILILAGRFNIVLRVMFENVTEMSHFLTMELGSIPSIVEKETMIHVAHPKRVFSLPDR from the coding sequence ATGTCAGTGAATGATCCCCAACCGATGTCATGGCCACCAAAGAATCGACATTTCGCAACGCCCAATGGGGAAGGCAATATGGACAACAGTGGTCTCCCCATAGTCAAGCTGGATGAATTAGACCTTGAGTTGGTGAAAGAATTGGAGCTTAATCCCAGGCAAAGTGTTCGTGATCTGGCCACAAAGCTGAGAGTAAGTCATGCAACCGTTCACAAGAGATTTCGCTGGTTGGTTGACGAGGGAATGATCAAATTTGGTGCCGTGTGTGATCAGGCAGCCTTGGGCTTTCAAGTGAGCGTGGTGGTGGCATTACATACACGCTCAGGTAAAGCACATGTGGTTGCGAATGAGTTAGCCCATAACTCGAGCATTATGTTTGTCTATTTGACTAGCGGTCGCTACGATATTATCGTCTCTGCAGTTTTCTGCAACCGGCAGGAGGTACTCATCTTTCTGGACCAACAATTGAGTCGTATTCCAGATGTCATCAACGCCGAAACAATGATGGTGCTAAAGTTTAAGAAGCGTTCTTGGATGTATTTGCGTGGCGAAACGGTTGGCTACCAAGAGGCTGCGCGTTCTGTCGACCAATCAGAACTTAGCTTGATTAGGGAACTTGAACTGAACCCCAGAGCGAGCATCCCCCATCTGGTAAAAAAGACAGGAATGAGCAGACCGTCTGTAACCAGCAAACTGCAGGCGCTGCTAAACGACAACATTCTTAAAGTGGTCACCGTTGCAGATCCGTTGCGATTTGGTTTTGGTGTGGAAGCAATGATACTTATGAGGGTCGAATTGGGCAGCATCAGTTCAGTAGCTGACACCTTCACGGCTGACAGGAGAATTTCCAAAATACTCATACTTGCCGGTCGGTTCAACATAGTGTTACGGGTGATGTTTGAAAATGTGACAGAGATGTCCCATTTCTTGACGATGGAATTAGGCAGTATTCCTAGCATTGTAGAGAAGGAGACAATGATCCATGTAGCGCATCCAAAGCGAGTGTTTTCATTACCGGATCGATAA
- a CDS encoding transposase: MVIVIPPKYAVSDVVGEMKQYTASNLREKFAWLEKVYWKEQVVWSPGYFVSTIGLNEKQVIEYVKWQGVQDLLIDHFRCKKYLERRLE; encoded by the coding sequence ATGGTGATAGTGATTCCGCCGAAGTATGCAGTGAGCGACGTAGTTGGTGAGATGAAGCAATATACGGCGAGTAATCTGAGGGAAAAGTTTGCATGGTTGGAGAAGGTCTACTGGAAGGAGCAGGTGGTCTGGTCACCAGGATACTTTGTTTCCACAATAGGGCTGAATGAGAAACAGGTCATTGAGTATGTGAAGTGGCAAGGTGTCCAGGATCTACTTATCGATCATTTCAGATGCAAGAAGTATTTAGAGAGGAGGTTGGAATAA
- a CDS encoding enoyl-CoA hydratase/isomerase family protein, whose amino-acid sequence MQKQYHYKRVVPGRAPYCLYEVDREAKIARITFNKPEKLNMADSEEYMQLTARIIEAGEDPDVKVIILKGAGDHFSSGADTSLIIGDDTLKPGEVERPRSQGFRTVELRNSAYGRRSFNQTPHNSPKVTICQVHGYCYGGHFQIASGCDFIVASDEARFTHPGYRYIGPMGEDMVLMILKIGLTKTKEIMFTGRGMTAQEALDCGLVNKVVPLDKLEDETNKLAELICRQAADSLYIGKQNFNTALAIMGKQAQASAGLAAHVWAHMMRSEPDEFNLIRSGREGGTKGALAANKERWKDSSLVKPKE is encoded by the coding sequence ATGCAGAAGCAATACCATTACAAGAGGGTGGTTCCGGGGCGTGCGCCTTACTGTCTCTATGAGGTGGATCGAGAGGCAAAGATAGCCCGGATCACCTTTAACAAGCCGGAGAAGCTGAATATGGCTGACTCCGAGGAATATATGCAGTTGACAGCCCGGATCATCGAAGCCGGAGAGGACCCGGATGTGAAGGTGATCATTTTGAAAGGTGCAGGAGATCATTTCTCCAGCGGAGCGGATACGTCGCTGATCATCGGTGATGATACGCTCAAACCGGGTGAGGTAGAGCGGCCTCGAAGCCAGGGTTTCCGTACTGTAGAGCTGCGGAACTCGGCTTACGGGCGCAGGTCATTCAATCAGACACCCCATAACAGCCCCAAAGTAACCATCTGTCAGGTACACGGATATTGCTACGGCGGTCATTTCCAGATCGCTTCCGGCTGTGACTTCATAGTCGCCAGTGATGAGGCCAGGTTCACCCATCCGGGATACCGGTATATCGGTCCTATGGGCGAGGATATGGTTCTGATGATCCTCAAAATCGGTTTGACCAAAACCAAGGAAATTATGTTCACAGGCCGAGGGATGACTGCCCAGGAAGCGTTGGACTGTGGACTGGTCAATAAGGTTGTTCCTCTGGACAAGCTTGAGGATGAGACTAACAAGCTGGCGGAGTTGATTTGCCGCCAGGCTGCCGACTCGTTGTATATCGGCAAACAGAACTTCAATACGGCGTTGGCCATCATGGGGAAACAGGCGCAAGCTTCGGCCGGATTGGCAGCCCATGTGTGGGCGCATATGATGCGAAGCGAGCCGGATGAGTTCAATCTGATCCGGTCGGGAAGAGAGGGAGGCACGAAGGGCGCCTTGGCAGCGAACAAAGAGCGCTGGAAAGATAGTTCGCTGGTGAAGCCGAAGGAGTAA